A region of the Candidatus Methylomirabilis oxygeniifera genome:
AAGCCCTGGAGGCCGCTCGTAAAGCCAAGCTGATCGGGACATCGCTGGAGGCCCACGTCGACCTCCTCGTCGAGCCTGCCTTGCTGCCGATCCTCACCCGGTACCAAGTCGATCTTCCGACGCTGTTCATCGTCTCGGCTGTCAGCGTAGGGAGTCTCGCCGAGACGGACGCCGCCGGAAAAAGGGTTGAGGTACGGGTCGAGCGAGCAGCAGGGCAGAAATGCGCCCGCTGTTGGACCTACGGTGAAAGCGTGGGCCGGTCCATCCCACATCCGGATGTCTGTGCCCGCTGTGCCGGCGTCCTTGAAGAGATAGGGTATGGGAACAGGGTATAGGGTTTAGGGTAAATGACCAAGAATTTATGCACCTCGCCCCCCCGGCTCCGCATCCTAAAGCCCCCCATCCCCCCTTTGCAAAAGGGGGGCACGGGGGGATTTCGTACCTCGCACTAATCCATGCGCTTCTATGCTGTCGCGCTTACCGTGATCGTCCTCGATCAGGTCTCCAAGCTGTGGATCCAGGCTGCGATGCCTCTCGGCTACAGCATCACCCTTATCCCTGATTTTTTCGCGATCGTCCATGTCCTGAATCCCGGCGCGGCATTCGGCCTCCTAGCCGCCCAGGCTGCAGCGATTCGTAACCCGTTTTTTATCGGTATCTCCCTTCTGGCTATCGGGTTCATCCTGTACTATCGACATCGCAGGCTTGACGACCATCCGCTTGCCTCGCTTGGGTTGAGCCTGATCCTTGGGGGTGCTGTCGGCAACCTGCTGGATCGATTGAGAATCGGCATGGTCGTGGACTTCATCGATGTCCACTACTATCAGTACCACTGGCCCGCGTTCAACGTCGCCGACTCCGGTATCACTGTCGGCGTGTCGCTGATGATGCTCACCATGATCCTCGATGAGCGTCGAGGGCGTCATCGTGGGCCGGCCTCATGAGCGGCGATGAGATCCGCGAACTCATAGCTGACATCTCAGCCGGCGGCCTGCGCCTGGATCGCTACCTCTCCACCGCGACAGGGCTTCCACGATCGCAGATCCAGCGCCTCATCAAAGCCGGCCGGGTGCTGGTCGATGGTCGCTGCCCGAAGGCGAGCGCCATAGCCCATCCCGGCCAGCAGATCAGCCTCTCGATCCCTCCGCCTCAGCCGTCCACCCTCACGCCCGAACCGATTCCCCTCGATATCCTGTACGAAGATACCGACATGCTGGTTCTGAATAAGCCGGCGGGGCTGGTCGTGCACCCCGCCCCGGGACATCATTCCGGGACGCTGGTCCACGCCATTCTGTATCACTGCCCGGATTTACCCGGAATCGGCGAGGAGCGACGACCGGGGATCGTTCATCGGCTCGACAAAGAGACATCCGGGGTGATGGTCGTGGCCAAGACCGACACGGCCATGGCCTCGCTCGCTACACAATTCAAGGGGCGACGGGTGCAGAAGACCTACATCGCGCTGGTGCATGGCGAAGTCAAACAGCCTCAGGGCCAAATCGCGGCCGACATCGGCCGTCATGAACGTGACCGGAAACGAATGGCGGTGCGCACACGCAAAGGCCGGGAGGCGGTGACCAACTACCGGGTGATCAAGCGGCTGGGCGGCCTGACGCTGCTCGAGCTCCAGCCGCAGACCGGCCGGACCCACCAGATTAGGGTCCACCTGTCGGCCATCGGTCACCCAGTGGTTGGCGACAAGGTGTATGGGGGGCGAAGGGAAAAGAAGTGTCGAGTGTTGAGTGTTGAGTGTCGAGTGAAGACGGAGCGGCACCTGCTGCATGCCTGGAAACTCGGCCTGTTCCATCCGA
Encoded here:
- the rluD gene encoding pseudouridine synthase (pseudouridines 1911, 1915, 1917 in 23S RNA) (Evidence 2b : Function of strongly homologous gene; Product type e : enzyme), with the protein product MSGDEIRELIADISAGGLRLDRYLSTATGLPRSQIQRLIKAGRVLVDGRCPKASAIAHPGQQISLSIPPPQPSTLTPEPIPLDILYEDTDMLVLNKPAGLVVHPAPGHHSGTLVHAILYHCPDLPGIGEERRPGIVHRLDKETSGVMVVAKTDTAMASLATQFKGRRVQKTYIALVHGEVKQPQGQIAADIGRHERDRKRMAVRTRKGREAVTNYRVIKRLGGLTLLELQPQTGRTHQIRVHLSAIGHPVVGDKVYGGRREKKCRVLSVECRVKTERHLLHAWKLGLFHPRTDVWMEFEAPLPPDFTSRLHVES
- the lspA gene encoding Lipoprotein signal peptidase (Prolipoprotein signal peptidase) (SPase II) (Signal peptidase II) (Evidence 2b : Function of strongly homologous gene; PubMedId : 2985604; Product type e : enzyme); the protein is MRFYAVALTVIVLDQVSKLWIQAAMPLGYSITLIPDFFAIVHVLNPGAAFGLLAAQAAAIRNPFFIGISLLAIGFILYYRHRRLDDHPLASLGLSLILGGAVGNLLDRLRIGMVVDFIDVHYYQYHWPAFNVADSGITVGVSLMMLTMILDERRGRHRGPAS